The genomic window GCCTTCGTTCTGTCCCCACCACACCATCACGTAACCTCTCCCTTCTGCTGCCTCAGAACCTCTGGTGTCATCTCCCCATTCTGGGAAGGCTGGAGTTACTTGCCTCTGACTTTGAGGGTGTTTAGACCTCCAGGGTTCGGTTGCTCTTTCCACCAGGGCtggaggggtttgggggaggtGTGGGCCATGAGctcctagcccctccccctccttctttgCAGCTGGATATTCAGTCCTGGGCTGGAACCATCCAGGCTTTGCTGGAAGCACGGTGAGACCCTCTCTGAAatccctttcttttcctgaattatggtctgtctccccctGGTCAGCCACTAGAGTTAGGGAAAGGAGTGGCTGTTTCTGGTAGGGGAGCTCCCACTCACCTGTCACCTGGGTGCCaagggcagggagccagacccctccTCCCGAAGTGGGAAGCGACAGGCAGGCTGGTTTCTGGAGAGTGCAGCCCTTCCCACCATCCTTTTCTTCTGCACCCTCCCTGTCTGTTGCGGGGGAGCTGCTAGAAGAGTCCATTTTAGGAGCTGGCCAGTGACCCAGGTGGCCTTTGGTGCTGACTCACTCCTGtctttgcccttcctcctgcaggGGGTGCCATTTCCTCAGAATGAGGCCAACGCCATGGATGTGGTGGTCCAGTTTGCCATCCACCGCCTGGGCTTCCAGCCCCAGGACATCATCATCTATGCCTGGTCCATCGGCGGCTTCACTGGTACCAGCCTacctcctgcccccctcctcccaaTTTGTGCCACCCTTACCCCACCCCAAGGAGAGGTAGGGAAACGCATGGGGGGTCTGGCAATGGGGTCAAGGCTTAAGGGAGGAGAGGATGGAGGTGGGATATCTGTGTGGGTCTGGAAGAAGGTATCCTGTTTGTATACATTCACATTTCCTTCCACTCTTAtgcccattattttatttatttatttattatttatttatttatttttaaagattttatttgagagcgagcgagcgagggggaggggcggaggcagagggatagagacaatttcaggcagactccctgccaagcatggagcctgacacagggctcagtctcctcaccccaagatcatgatccaagccaaaaccaagagtcagatgcctaactgactgagccacccaggtgccctcttttgcCCATATTAAAAGAAGTGGACCAGGGTCCTGGGCAGGGAGCACATCAGGGAAGCGAATCTTTCCTCTGCACATCTTCGATGCATTTTGATGTCCTCTCTCGATCTTCTCTGGAGAGTGCCCTGGCCAAGTGACGTGAGGGGTTAAGGGAGACCTTGGGCTAACCTAATAGGGAGGATGGTGTCAGCCTGTAGGGTCAGTGGgacaggggtggggtggtgggcagGAGCCTCTCAGTCCTCACCCTTCTTTCCTGTCCTGGTACCAGCCACGTGGGCAGCCATGTCCTACCCAGACATTAGTGCTGTGATCCTGGATGCCTCCTTTGATGACCTGGTGCCCTTGGCCTTGAAGGTCATGCCAGATAGCTGGAGTGAGTACAACTCCCAGGCCTGCCCTTCCAGGGAAGGGGTGGGCTGGTACTGGCAGCTTCGTTCTAACTGGAGATGGATCCTTTTGctgtgggtggggagtgggtcACCCCACTATTAAGAAGCAGGAGGACTCCCCTGTctggggcctcagttttctctgtgAGCATTGGGGACCTTTGTGTTGGGCAAGGGCTTTGTCTCtgtcatcccttcacttttatcCCATTCCAGGGGGCCTGGTGACCAGGACAGTGAGGCAGCACCTCAATCTAAACAATGCAGAACAGCTGTGCAGGTGAGAGAGGGCCGGCCAGCAAcactcttccctgcctcccccctgTACAGGCTCTGCTTGGTATTCGAGCAGATCTCCCAGTAAGGCCAGACTCTGGGCAATGCccattctttaatattttctcatcCTTGGGTGATGGGCTAGCCCATGGGGCCCTGTATAGTGGGGGATGAGAAGGCAGCCCtttgtggggggtgggcagtggccAGGTGTGACCGTCTCCCTCTGAGCACTCTCTCCCCCACAACGCTCTCCTCTGAAGGTACCAGGGCCCCGTGCTGCTGATCCGCAGAACCAAGGATGAGATCATCACCACCACGTGAGTGCCGGGGAGCCTCTGCCCTCCTGGATCCCAGATGGAACTAGGAAATTGcccttcccacctctgcccctggaAGGTGTCCAAACCCTCCCTCCCCAAACTCCAGCTTCTTCAGTGTCCATTCTTCCCACCCCCAGGGTTCCTGAGGACATCATGTCCAACCGAGGCAATGACCTCCTGCTGAAGCTCCTGCAGTACCGGTGAGCCAGGGGTGTGTGTACTGACACGGTACAGCGGGCAGCGGGGGAGGAGGGCTTGGGGTGAGCAGTGAAGGGAACTGGGTCCTGACTTCTCATCCCTGTGCTCCCTCTGTAGGTATCCCCGTGTGATGGCAGAGGAAGGTCTTCGAGTGGTGAGGCAGTGGCTGGAGGCCTCCTCACAGCTGGAGGAAGGTGCATGCAGATGCtgtgaggcctttgggaggggACATGGCAAGACCAGGCACTGACTGgcgctcctctctctccctgagcAGCCTCCATTTACAGCCGTTGGGAGGTGGAAGAGGATTGGTGCCTGTCCGTCCTCCGCTCCTACCAGGCAGAACATGGGCCTGACTTCCCCTGGAGTGTGGGTAAGGATgtcctggggcaggagagggTGTCGGGAAGAGTCCAGGAAGGGGATGAATACCCGCATGTATGGACCCTGTGTGACCGCCTCTTCTCTGCAGGGGAGGACATGGATGCAGATGGAAGGCAGCAGCTGGCCTTGTTTCTGGTGAGCTAAGGGGTGGCGAGCAGGAAGGGGGTGCCCGAATGGCCAGGGGGAATGTGTAGGGCTTGGGGACAGCACTGGAAGTGGCAGCTTGTAGAGAGTGGGTGGTGGTTTCAGGGGCCGTGGAGGTGTTTGGTGGCTGCTGCTCACTGCAGTGTTCTGCACCCCACCTGTCCTGCCCTCTTTCTTCAGGCTCAGAAGCATCTGTACAACTTCGAGGCCACCCATTGcaccccactcccagcccagAACTTTCAGATGCCCTGGCACCTTTAGCGGCCACAGTGGGACTCGTTCTGAAAGAGTGGGACAGGAGGAGACATAAGGAAGGAGCCTCTTATTTGTGATTCTCTGTGTTCATGTTGCTGTTTATAGTTTGTTGAAAGTGGGGGACTGTCCCCCTTCTCACTGCCCTCTTGCACGTTTCCCCTCATCCATCTGGCAGTACCTAACCTTGCCCGACACGCACCCTGCATTCGATGAATGAATTATTcctaataattaataaaaaggtattttttctACAGTTGGGGTAAGTGTTTGACTTCTTGAATGTCCAGGAGCCTGGGGCTGAAGCCCCAAATGGCTGGATGTTGGGGAACCCAACCCCAGCCAGCCTATTTAACCCTTCCCATCCCTGCTGTTCCCCCAGGCCTTCAGCCCCCAACCTGAACTGTCCTCATACAGTGGGTCCCCAGGCCTCCCCGTTTGCTGGTCTAGTAGTATCATCAGGTACAGCCTCCCCTGCTGGCGCCCCAGTCCGTCCTGCGTAACCCTGCAGCCTCCCCAGGAGCTCACGGCTTTGTCATCTACAAAGGGTTCTAGTACCTGATTTCCCCTACTCAGGGATCTTCTATGGATTTCCAGATTCAACCAGCATGGCTTCACCATCTGTACCCCTAGTGTTCCTTGCGCAGCTCTCGCTATTCCCATGAGGAGTGAGGAACAGCCCTTTCCTCAAGTCTTAAGCAGCAAACCCTGCACACCTCCTCACTGTGTCATCAAGTCTCCTTCAACAACAGGGCCTGTCAGGGACAGAGGCCAGAGCTCCAAGGGCTCATGTTTTCCTAGAGCCACACTTCACTGTTCTGGACAGCTATTAGAAGAAAATCCTTAGTTTGAACCTGAGGAAATTGGTTTCTTCTAACTTCTGTCCTATTTCTAATCCTTGGATTTCATGGAACAGAATAAGTCTTCTCCCATCCATCAATATGTTCCCTGGCCACTTTCTTCTTTGGGAACCTCTTTTCTAGATGACATTCCCCCAGATGTACCACCTTGGCCACTGTTTTGAACAAGCTTAACATGGGCAAGCAATGAAGTTCTGTTGTTCTGGATGGCCGCTGACTAATTTCAGTGTCTCCTGGGCCCCGGGGCATGAAGGTCCTTCTGCAGTCTCTGGGACAGGAGCATACTGAGTCTCCACTGGAAGGGTGATCTCTGAGACTTATCAGGTGATATGACACCTGGTATTTGGGGTTAAAAGGAAGTGGCCACAGCTTCACCACTTTGAGCAAACACTGGAGAACTGATGCTGGCGCTCTGCTGCACTGTCCTGTCCCAGGGGGCAAACACAGTGGGAAGTGTGGAGCAAGAAGCTGTAGGACCAGTTGCCAGGTTCTGAACCTCACCCTCCCTCATCTATGAAGACAGTTAATCCCCTGGAAAACAAGTCTGCTCAGCTAAATTAACCTCCTTGAATGCAAATAGGGGGGTCCCTAGGCCCACCTTCCCACCCTGGAGGCAAAGGACTCCCCCTTCTTGGCCATGGCAACTAGGGACTCCATTGACCTGCCTCTATCACCACgtccccctcccctcttcttcctgGACTATAAAGAACAGGGGATGTCATGATGAAGAGCCCTTGGATATCTGAAGTGGATAGCGAGGGTTAGGTTTAACATTTGAATTCTGGACACCCCACACACAGGCAGGGGCTTTAGTCTACCTCTTTAGATTACTTCCCAGTTGATAAAGCTCACATCAGCTGTCTGTTTTCAGAACAAGCACCCACCAGGGTTGGGACCAGCTCCCTGTCCACCCCTCACCCTATATAGCAGGGTTTGGACGGTCTCAGAACAGCTGAGATGCAGATCCCTCATCAGCTGGGGCTCTAGACCTTGCCCTACTGGGCACCAGGTAAGGCCCGGACGGCCAGGCATCCCCCAGGAGCTGGGCACATGGTGAGAGGATGGAGGCTGAGACAAAGAATTAGCACCTAGCCAGGAAgcctgggaaggagagggggTCCCTGGGCTAGGTCATCCCTCATTTTCCCCTATCTTATAGATGCAGGCTCGCCCTGCACTGCTTTCAGAGTGAGCTGAAGGGGTCAGCTCTGTCTGGGCTCCGTGATTGGCCTGAAGATTTGCTCCACTTCCCCAGGAGGGTCAGGTGTCTCCTTCCTGGCTGTCACAAGTGAGTGAGGGCCAGGTacctatccattcattcatcatccAGCCACTCAACAAACTATCCCAACTCCCTGAGGGAGGAACCgagtcattcattttttttttcatttatttatattcgGGTTTAAGATCGCTTCCCCTGTTCCTCTCCAGATCACCTGGTCTAGCCTTTCCGCTAACAGAACTAGGCTCTCGCCCAGCCCAATcatccccagccccttcccttgCTGGCCCCGCCCCATTCCCCCGACTGCGGCATTCTGTCCAGGCCCCACCTCCTTTGTTTTGTCACCCCGCGGCTCACCCCCAGGAATCCCTCGTCCCGAGGGAGGGGCACTCAGCGCAGATACCGCCCTCCGCTGCTGTCACTACTGTGACTACAGCAGCGCCCCGCCTCTTCACCCGGAAAACCTCCTTGGAGCCCGTCACCTTGGCAACAAACTCACGAGGCTGTGCCTGCGCCCTGGCCGCGCCCTGTCGCTTACACTGGGGAGTAACAATATGAAACTGGGCAGCTTTGCCTGCGCTGAGGCCACGCCCCTCCCGAAGAacacctctcccagccccacccagctCAGCCTGGGTGTGTTGCCTCCCGCTGAGCGCGGGGCTGCGCTCTTCTAGTCCCCCGCGAGTCTTCCCAGACCTCACAGGGGGACTCCTTCAGGGAGCCCAGCCTTAGCTACCCAGAACTCCCTAGTGCTTAGATTTGTCGTTACGGTTATATTCGAGAGAGGGGTTCCGAGGACGCCCTTTTGCCCCCTTGGCTTCAAGAGTAGCCCTCGCTCTCTTCTACCATTCTCTTCTACCACTCTGTCGTTTCTTCAACAGACATTTAGGCTGGTGCctggcggccccccccccccaacttcatTACTCTGACTTTTTCaataacacatttttcttttttcattcatcccAATGCCTTGGGAGCGCAGCGGCGTGCGCTTTCCTTTCGTGATTCTTCTTTCCCGTGCGTCTTCTTGGCGCGAGTCTCCGTCCATTTCTTCCCATCTTCCCCGTCAGCACCCCGAGGCCGGATGATTTTTGAAAGGTCCGAGACtttaagcagggagccctccGGCAGGGCTGCACCCCAAACCTCCAGACCTGAAACTGGAGCAGGCGATCCGCTCTGTACGCCCAGCTCTTCCCATAACCCACCCACACTTAAAGTAAAAAccccaaggggctcctgggtggctctgctggttaagcgtctgcctctggctcgggtcgtgatctccgGATCCTTGCTCAcggcggggagtctacttctccctctttctgctgctcccccttcctgTACgctctgacaaatggataaatagaatgtttaaaataataataataataataaagtgaaacCCCCAGGTCTCTTAGAGAGACCGACCTCGAAAGGAGCAAGCTGAGTCCGCCAACTTGTCGAGCCAAGCAGGCCAcgcccccaccccacgccccagcAGAGGAAGTGGGCGGGGCGCCTGGGACGCCCACCGCCGCTGATTGGTTGCTGAGTAGCCTCGGACCTGGGAGGGTTGTGGCCCGGCAGCGCCGCCTTCCGGGGAAGCCGCGTAGTCCTCTGGGTGTCCGTTAGGGATGAATGTCTGGTTCCCACGCGGGCACGGCTCTCCCAGGTTTTCTTCCCAGCCGTTCCCCGCCGAGAACGGAACTTGGGCTGGGGGCGGCCCCTGCATCCTCCTGGGAGCCCTGAGGTGCAGTCAAGCTCGGAGAGCGAGGGTACGGCGTCGGAGTCCGTGGGCGCCGGAGATCAGAACCACTGACCTGCAGCTGAGCTTAGGCGGAcagtggaggggggggggggggcgtaagGAAAGGTGCTGGCCATCCGGAACCCCCACAGAAGCCACTGGACTGAATAGGTCACTGGGGACCCAGATGTCCTCGCTTTGGGATTTCTTACCGTTCCACGTTTTCTCCATCTTGGAAAGTGGTAATCACCAATCACCTCCTTGTGCAAGCCTATTCCCCCAGTTTTCCTCTTTCCGTATTCAGTCTAACTCCAGATCTGTCCAGTCTTTCTCCTAAACATTGGTCAGATTCACTCATACCGTCTCCTGCCTCTCTTCTGCTAGACCATACCGCCATCTTGTGACTGGGCTCAGGAATAGCTTCCTAACTGGTTTCCTCACCTTGGCAATCTTATACAAAGAGAAATCTGATCTTATAGATAGATCCTTTTGGTCAGTACCTTTGACTGCCCAGGCGCTCCTGGGAAGCACTCgtctcactccccacccccaattatTCCTTGTTGCCTCCCCCACTAAActgtgagggcagggattttgtgCCATGTTGTATCCCCAACACCTGTTACTTTGAATAAACTTCTGTAGATTAAATATGAAAGTTTCCCTCCCATTTCCTCTTGCCAGGGTCCTGTCCCCAAGGTAGAATATTAGGCCTTAGTGCGGTCATGGGTGAGgacactctgtctctctggctaTTCTGGCACTGATTTCCACCCCAAATGGGTGTTCCCTTCCTCTTGGCCAATTTCTCTTCCACCAATATAAGCTCCAACTGGAGGCTGGTGGGCAGTCATGCATCTTATGGCAGGCCCTGCAGGTCGCTGGAGTATGGGGTCCCTGGGCCTCCACACCATCCCCCAAGCCCTACACATGGTCCTTTTAACAGTGCTGGTCATGATGAGCTTGGTGTTTGGTAAGTGGCTCTAAGGGGTCAGAAGGGTCTCCTGGTCTGCTGAGTGGAGAAACCCACAGATAGCAGGTGTATGGGTACATCTGCCCAGGATGCTCAGGTAAACCCGGCAGGACGAAAGATGGGATGGATGGGCTTGATGGGATAATGCCTCGGGACTGGCAATAGACTGATGTTCACTCTGAGGAAGATTTCTAGTTTTTACCCCAGGGCCGTCTAAACAGCAGTGACCTGAATGGAGACACTGAAGGGATGCTGTTTAAATCTGGGGCAGTGCAGAATAGGGAGGGTCCCTGGAACATGCTAAATGATAGAACTAGGATCCCCAAAGTAGAACAAGCCTCAGTCCAGCCTGATAATCTCCTCACTTGGCTGCAAAACACCACCTATGTAGAAATAGGATTCAAAGTGTTTGTTCAGTATTTGCCTCACACTAAGTGCTCCTTAGTGCACTCCTCATGGGTCTGGGGACTCATTAACATGTGGTCTGGGTCAGGGATCAGAGGAAGAAAGAGCTGTATATCCTCATGGTTGGGGAGGGCTTTTGGTGACAGCATTTAATATGAGTGAAAAGACCACCAAACAGAGAATGTGGTGGTGGGCTGCTTGACGTCTATCTACCCAAAACACAGACTCCTCCTATCCTGTGATGATGCAGTCTCGTTTTCACCTCTGCACATTACACATTTAAGGAAGCATATTCAAAAGCGAGTCCATAGTAGTGGGGGACTGTAAAACCAAGTCCCAGAGGAAGAACTGTCCTCACTGAACTCCCCAAAGCTGGAATGAGGGGCCCCTGCCCAACTTTTGAACTTAGAAGCTTGCAGAGTGCTGGGCACACGTTAGCCACGCAAATACATGTTAACGAGTGAATGAATTCCTTAATGAGTTCCTTATTTCAGGAGGTGTAAGAGTAGAGAATGGAGATTTTAACAAGGACTTTAAGGCCTCTGATAGAGGATTAATCCAGATGGTTTTCAAGAAATGGAGTTCTTATGGTTTTCTGagatggggaggtggagaggggatTGACCAACCAGGAAATGAGGTAGGTTTGGAGTCAGTGTTTCTCTGTGTTCTAGGTGATTTTGATCCTGATTCGGTTCAGCTCCCCAAATACCTACGCTGCTATCGATGCCTCTTGGAGACCAAGGAGTTGGGATGCCTTCTGGGGTCTGACATCTGCCTTGTCCCACCTGGCAGCAGCTGCATGACCCTCCTCATAAAGAACAGTGAGCTGCTTGTCTTTGGCTCAGCCCATTCCCGAAATGCATCTCTCAGCTGCACCCCGTGTTGGGTTCCTGCAACCGCTAGACACTGCTCCCCATCCTGGTCTCTTGCCTTACCTTCAGAGCCATTCTCGGTCTCCACTTCCACACTCCTGTTCCCTCAGCCTGCCGTTGACCGGATTCTGCCTTCCTTACAGCACCCAGCCTTGTGATCAACAAATTCCCCAGTCTGTCCTCAGactgccttctccctgcctgtGAGCCACAGTTCCTGCAGACCTCTCTGCCTCGTCCACTGCTTCTTCCTGGTCTCTTTCCCTGGGTCTTGCTTTATTCTCCTTGACCCTTAAGATTCATGTTCACCAGTTTGGGCCTTAGCTGTCTTCCCACTTCATCTTCCCAGAGGATTTGCTCAGATTCCTCCTCAGTTTGAATGTTAGGCCAAAATGTCATGTCAAATGGCCCTCTGGACAGCTCCACCTCATTTTCAATTTGCTGACAATTGTCTATATTCCCCGTTCCTCACAATCCCTCACacttttctttctgctctttttctttccttccttccctcttttcctccccgcccccccctttCAGCTGGGGACCCCTCTCTTAccctttttaaaacacaaaacacataTTATGTGCAAGCACAACCCTCTgggataggtactattattaccacaccccaccccattttacagatgaggaaacagaggcacagaaaagTCAATTCTTTGCCCAAGTCTCCTAGAAGCTGAGTCAGTTTGTGGTGATTCCAGAAATGGTACTCTTAAAAACCACTACATGAAATTACTTTCAAATTCAAGTCTTTTTATTGCACTTCTTAAAAATAGATATGGTCCAATATCAGAGTACTCAAGCATATCAAAGAGATGCCTCTCCCAATTTCTTCTTCTATGGTTCCAGCCAAAGTGCTGGTTCCCCTGGAGCAAGACCCAGCTCAGCCCCCTCCAACCATTACTATATTTTGAGTGGCTCTTTCCCACCAATGTTCCACAGAATCCATAGCTGGTAACTCCCCCTGCCATCCCTGCCCAGTTTCAGGAATTGTTGCCTTTTGGGGATCCAGGGAAGGGTGTGAGGGCAGTGATGCTAAGTCCATATGGAGTGAGGGGATGGAGGGGTTTGGGGGTGTGCCTGGGACCTGGGATCTATATATCACTGGTTGCTGCCATCCTTCCCCAGACAGTGGTTCTGACATCATGGTGAGTGACTGCCGCCGCAAGGAGCAGATGAGTGATTGTTCATATACCCGCTCTTCTCCAGTGTTTGGCTTCTGGATATTTTCTCGATGCTGCTTCCGGGAGTTCTGCAATAACCCCCAGAACAGAGTCTTCTATATTCCTTAGAATTTCTGCAgagaattttagaataaaatcctGCCAGTTGCCTTTCATCTTCCCAATTTCCAGCTGGCTGGCACAGCCAGAACAACTTCCAATTCCTTCTACCAGCCCTCCTGGCCTCCCTCAATAGGATCCCAGCCCTATCTGCCTCTTGGTTGACACCCCTCAACACTCCTATTCccattctgtccctcccctgggcTCCCTCTCCAGAAGGCTCTGAGTTTTGCCTTCAAGTCCTCACAGTCTGACagcttttctcctctctcctcccacctctcagCTGCTTCTTTGCCTGGCTTTGCCCCTTCTCCCACTATAGGCCTCTCTCACCTCAAGTCCCCAGGTGTTCCAAATAAATTGGTGTGCAAACTATATGACCTGTCTGTGTCTTCTGGTCGTGGTGGAGGTTGAGAGAGGCTGAGATCCTGCCTGACTGCCCCCCTGTGGGGGTAGGTAAGGGTCTCCCAGCTCTGCTGAGCTCTGCTCCTGCCCAGACTCCATGTCTTGGATTCACATCTAGGCACAAAAAGGTGAAGAGGAACTGGAAGTGCTCCTGCAGGGATGGCTGAAAGGGCAGGGGGCATCCTTGGCAGTGGGGTCAAATTCAGAGCTGTGTGAGAACTGGAAGGGAGGTTCACAGGGGAAAGAGAGGGTGCTGGTGAG from Meles meles chromosome 5, mMelMel3.1 paternal haplotype, whole genome shotgun sequence includes these protein-coding regions:
- the LY6G5C gene encoding LOW QUALITY PROTEIN: lymphocyte antigen 6 complex locus protein G5c (The sequence of the model RefSeq protein was modified relative to this genomic sequence to represent the inferred CDS: substituted 1 base at 1 genomic stop codon), whose product is MHLMAGPAGRWSMGSLGLHTIPQALHMVLLTVLVMMSLVFGKWLXGVRRVSWSAEWRNPQIAGLPKYLRCYRCLLETKELGCLLGSDICLVPPGSSCMTLLIKNNSGSDIMVSDCRRKEQMSDCSYTRSSPVFGFWIFSRCCFREFCNNPQNRVFYIP